The following coding sequences are from one Shewanella eurypsychrophilus window:
- the glyQ gene encoding glycine--tRNA ligase subunit alpha, protein MTTKHDVKTFQGFIMTLQEYWAQQGCAIVQPLDMEVGAGTFHPMTFLRALGPEPMSCAYVQPSRRPTDGRYGDNPNRLQHFYQFQVVLKPSPDNIQELYLGSLAAAGVDMNVHDVRFVEDNWESPTLGAWGLGWEVWLNGMEVSQFTYFQQVGGLECKPVTGEITYGLERLAMYIQEVDNVYDLVWTDGPMGKVMYGDIFHQNEVEQSAYNFEHANVEVLFRNFDDCEKACQHLLTLEKPLPLPAYEQVMKASHAFNLLDARHAISVTERQRYILRVRTMAKGVAESYYQAREALGFPICK, encoded by the coding sequence ATGACGACGAAACATGACGTAAAGACATTCCAGGGTTTCATTATGACCCTGCAGGAGTACTGGGCGCAGCAAGGTTGCGCAATCGTTCAACCATTGGACATGGAAGTAGGCGCGGGTACATTCCACCCTATGACCTTCTTACGAGCATTAGGCCCAGAGCCAATGAGCTGTGCTTATGTTCAACCTAGTCGCCGCCCTACTGATGGCCGTTATGGCGACAACCCGAATCGCCTACAACACTTCTATCAATTTCAAGTGGTGTTGAAGCCGTCTCCAGATAACATTCAAGAGCTTTATCTTGGATCTTTAGCAGCTGCGGGCGTCGACATGAATGTTCATGACGTACGCTTCGTTGAAGACAACTGGGAATCACCGACTCTAGGTGCCTGGGGTCTTGGCTGGGAAGTTTGGTTAAACGGCATGGAAGTCTCACAGTTCACTTATTTCCAGCAAGTAGGTGGATTAGAGTGTAAGCCTGTTACTGGCGAGATCACTTACGGTCTTGAGCGCCTAGCTATGTACATCCAGGAAGTCGATAACGTCTACGATCTCGTATGGACAGACGGCCCTATGGGCAAAGTTATGTATGGTGATATTTTCCACCAGAACGAAGTTGAACAGTCAGCTTATAACTTTGAACACGCTAATGTTGAAGTGTTATTTAGAAATTTTGATGACTGTGAGAAAGCTTGCCAGCATCTACTCACACTTGAAAAACCGCTTCCGCTGCCTGCCTATGAGCAAGTCATGAAAGCCTCTCACGCATTTAACCTGCTTGATGCGCGCCATGCAATTTCAGTGACTGAACGCCAACGTTATATCTTGCGTGTTCGTACTATGGCTAAAGGTGTTGCAGAGTCTTACTATCAAGCGCGTGAAGCTCTCGGCTTCCCAATCTGTAAGTAG